The Diceros bicornis minor isolate mBicDic1 chromosome 1, mDicBic1.mat.cur, whole genome shotgun sequence sequence AGGGCTTAGAGTTGAGAATTGGCTGTGCCCAGCTccttcctgttttcctttttgtttgaaTGATaaaaagaacatgggctttggagaTGAACACACCTGAGTTCAGGTCTCGGCTCTATTATATCATCTCTCACAGTTTCCTTATAAAGCAAGATTAACAGTATCAGCTATGTCAGTTAGGTTTCGTTGGTTACAAGCAGCCTAAGCCCACCCTGGCTAACTTAAGCACAAAAGATGTCTATTGGGATCTGTTGACCTACCAAGCCTCAGAAAGGAGAGGAATCAGAAAAGCTCCAGGGATCCAGGGGGCAGTAACTGAGAGTGTCTTCAGAGTGCTGCCGTCAGAATAAACCTGAAAAGCTGTAGCAACCAGATCAACATTCAGATTCCTGAGAGAGGGTCTCGTTGGTTGGGAAAAAGAGAGGCACCTTGATTGACAGCAAGGGGGAGGACTGTTCCCAAAGGGAAGTCAGGGTGCTATTGCCAAGAGGAGGATGGTGTATAGGAGGACAGAACCCCCTGATGTCTACTGCAAACCAGCAGAACATGTAGAGGATGGAAATATGTGCCAAGTGTCTAGCTCAGAAAAGCAAGGAAGGAGCCTGTGGGTATCTGGCCGAGGAGGTGGGGAAGTTCACAGAGGAAGCTATGTTTACGCCCTCTGCTGTCTTACAGGGACAGAGAACATGAGGACTGGGGACTACACGGCGGCCTTTTCTTACTTCCAGAAAGCAGCAGACCATGGCTACAGCAAGGCACAGTACAACGTGGGCTTGTGTCACGAGCACGGCAGAGGCACCCCCAGGGACCTCGACAAGGTACTgcacctcctcccctgccccagccctgtccCCTGTGTTGCCCGGAGTGACGTCCAGAAATGAGCAGGGAGCAGGGCTTAGGGAAAGTCCGGCTTCTCTCCCAGCTGTgagggaaaaataagaaagaaggtcCTAACTTCTAGGAATTTACACTTAAAACTCAGGGAGGCAGAGACattgtctttcttctttgcaGCTATATCCTCAGGGCCTAGAATGTTACCTGGATGAATGGATTAGTTATTTCGAAAAAAGTAGGATAAGTACACAAAGACGTTATATGTAAGAATGTATTTCTTAGAATTGTATATGATggcaaaaaaaggaaagcaaCTTGAAGTTCCTTCGATAGAGAATTGGTTAATAACATCTATGTGGGCCTTAAAAAGCATGTGCTAGATCTATATTTATTGGCAGGGAAAGACGTTCACGGTGTATTGTTTTGTGAAAAAATAGGTTACAAAACAGCAAGtgtagttctctctctctttctccctatacacacacacatacacatttatatatatgtgtgtgaatgtatatataatgtatatgtgtatatatataaatacttatATATGTGGGAAGAAATTTGCAAGGGTGTACACAAAAATGTTAACAGAATGATCTTCAGCAGACAGGATTTCTTGGGatttttgtgtttctatttttggtttttctgtattttaaaatcttggctCATCTGTATTTTCTGACTAATCTATAATGATTgtgtattatttaattaaaataattttttaaaatttcactcaaAGAAAAAGCCAGCTTACAGAGTTACCAGTTGACTGGGTGTTTCTCCCTTTGCCCCAGGCAGCCCTTTATTACCAGTTGGCTGCCAGCCAGGGCCACAGCCTGGCTCAGTACCGCTATGCCAGGTGCCTGCTGCAAGGCCCAGCCTCCTCGTGGGACCCTGAGGGGCAGAGGGCGGTGTCCATGCTGAAACATGCTGCAGATTCAGGCTTGAGAGAGGTGAGTGCCATTGTTGGGGTCTCTCCTAGGTGGCTGGGGCATGTGGGGCCTGGCAGTGACCAaggtatctttttctttcctccttgacCACAGGCCCAAGCTTTCCTCGGGGTCCTTTTCACCAAGGAGCCATACCTGGATGAGCAGAGAGCTGTGAAATACCTTTGGCTTGCAGCCAACAATGGGGTATGAGGTCTCCAGTATCCAGGCATGTTGGGGATTGAGTCTGATAAAGGAAGGGATTTTGGAACTGGTGCAGAGTTTTCCTGTGCTTTGGAGACGGTTGGTAGGAGCATTGGGCCGGCTTTAGGCCTTAACTCTCGCTGACTTACTGTGTGACTTTTGAGCAGGTCCACTGgtatgctggagctggctctcaCCAGCCTGCAAGAGCTGTTAGTAGCTTAAAATCAGCTATGATAGGAGTCTTTGCACCACAGAGGTTGCCAAATGCTACAAAGCAGGGCTTTTTCCCctggagagccagttgttaaacatttaccagcacactacTGGGCCagtcacttcttgttttcctcatctctaaagtcAGGATAATAATGCCTGCCTTACCTGTCTACTACTTCAcaaggttgttgtaaggatcaaaATCTGACTAAATAACAGGTGTGAAAGCACGTTGTAAGCGGTACACACGAAAGCTGCATCATCACAGGTGATATAATCCAGGGAGGTCAGAAGACATGTGAGCTGAAGACACGGAGcactctggggggtgggggtgcctGGTTGTCCATGAAGTGGGGGCATCCAGGCAGCATGACCCAGAGTTTGTTCCACAGAGCATTAGTTCCTTGGGATGTTTATAACTAATATGATGGAAAAAATTGTCAGTTGAGTTCAGTTAAACAGGTAATTTTAATGCAGGAAATCTCAGAGCTTTGTATCACTAAGAATCACCAAGAAGGCATCTGAGGTTTGCTGTGTTCCTCAAATGTATTCTTTTGAGTTgcattttttttagtatattttttcaGTTGCATCTTGAATGACCAGAAGCACTGCATTAAAGCGAGCAAGGTGCATGGACTAGAATTTCCCTGCATGAGAGCTGCTGCTTCCCTTTCTTTTCCAACCAATACACTGATAGCTTCACTGAACTCTTGGGGCATcagaatacttttcttttttcacttgatgTTGCTCAAAGTGTCTTGAGCAATCAGTACCTGCCTCTGTGCCTGCCTTTCCGTGAAAGAGCCCCAGAGCCTTCCTTGGGCTGAGTGGGCCTCACGTCTGTGTGCTAGACAAGCCTTGGGGCACCCTGGCCTGCTTTGATTGCCAACATGCTTGGAGGAGAAGTGCATAAAGGGATGTTATGGAACATGGTGTTAGGGCACAGTCCTCACACTCAGCCACTCCACTGGGCATGATGTCTTCCTGGGTTGGTACTGTGCAGTGTTGCAAGGTAGGTGTTTGGTCTCATGAATGTCCAGTGCTGTGTTCTAAGCCAGCTGGTAGCCATGAGTCCACCTTATTTATTACATAGACTTTGGCCTCTTTCCAGAAATTTGACTGTGGAAGGTAGAAGAGAAATGAGACTATGGTTGGGAATCAACagaatgttttgcttttttaagttGGGAGATtgaatataatgaaaatattccggtagagagggagagattaaTGATGTGGGCAACTAAAggtatgaaaataataataacactaatctaatcacttttcatatattaatatttaatcctcatgacaacatAGTAAGGTAGGTGCTGTTATTATGCCCacattatagatgaggaaactgaggcagagagatgtAGGATAGCATGCCTGAGGTGACACAGCTGGTAAGTAGTGGAGCCGAGACTAGAACCCAGGCGGTCTGGCTGTACCAGTTGGGCTCCTAACCCCTTCCTGATACTGTCTCTCCAAGGAGCATGGTtctcagagaggggagagagaggatcCAGAGCCATGGGCAAGGGGATTAGCCTTTTAGCCTTTCAGAGGAGGAGAAACGCTTTCTCTGTAAGGTTTGCCTTGCAGCCCCCTCAGCAGAGATTCAGGAAGGCatatagggcctttgggaggcccGGCCTCCACCCTTGCTCCCGGCCCATTCAGGATAACGTAGGAGCCTGACTCCAGGTTTTCCGTAGCTGGGCTGAACACTCCTGGTGGCCTTCACTTCTGTGGACTTTGGGCACCAGCCTCAGCGAGAGACCCTCCCATGCTGCTCTGGCTGGAATCTCCCTGGGTGGGGGCATCCTTGTTTCCTTTATGTTGGGCGAGCTCTGGGCCTCTGGCTTTTCACAGTGGACGTCCCTTGGTCCAGGgagggctgggcctgggccttGACCCTGCGCAGATGAAGCTGTAGCATTGCTGACTGCTCCACCTTCTTCCTGCCTCCGCGCTTCAGTTCTTCACTCCTGCCTGTGTGcgtatctgtgtgtctgtccatTTTCTCCTGTAGGACTCACAAAGCAGGTACCACTTGGGAATTTGCTATGAGACGGGCCTTGGTGTGCAGAGGAATCTGGGAGAGGCTGTGAGATGTTACCGGCAGTCAGCGGCTCTGGGGAATGAGCCCGCCCAGGAGAGGCTGCGGACCCTCTTTTCCATGGAGGCAGCAGGTAAAGACGCAAGTCAAAGCCAGCAGGGTCCCTCTCCTGAGCTCAGTACCCTGTAACAGAGAAGGGGTGGCAGTAGCCCTTGATCTCCTTTTCATTTCCTGCCCCAATGATGGGTAAGAAGCAGAGCTTTTCTAGTCAGACATACCTGAGTTTTAACCCCTGTTCTGTCACTGAACTTGGACTCCatgtctttgagcctcagtttcttcgccTCTGAAAATGAGGGTACTAGTAGTCCCTTACTCATTCGATTTACAACCGGATTAAGTGAGATGACTCTGAAGGGCTTAGcacagcctggcacacagtcagtATTGAGTAAATGGTAGCTGCTCTGATGATGTGTCAAGAGAGACAAGATCCCAAGACTGCCTCAGTGCAGTCTCTGAGAGCCCGGCTCACCCCTGAGTCACTCAGGCTGGCTTGGGTTAACAATGCCAGGGGGCACCAAGTCCTTTAAGAAGTCCTTGCTCCAAAGTAGGAATCCAAGAATACGGTATGAGTAAGAGTTGTTCTCACCTCTCCTCGCAGCCCCAGGGCCCAGCAGCCTGGCAGTTACAGGGTTGAAGTccttctccagcccctccctctgcAGCCTGAACACTCTGCTGGCAGGAGCCTCACGCCTCCCACACGCCTCAAGCACAGGGAACCTTGGCCTCCTCTGTAGAAGTGGGCATCTTGGAGCCAGCCCTGGAGCCCCCAGCAGGGCTATCCCACCACACCCCTACCCCTTGGAAAGGAGTCTCGTCAGACTGGGTTTTGGCTAAGGTGAGATAAAACACAGTCATTGGTACCTCTCACTGCGCTGGGcaggggaaggcagggagggcaTTGGATGGTAACAAAAATAGAGTGTCAGTATCCCTTTCCAGGGTGGAAATTCCAGTGAGAGCTCAGGTTCTCAAGCAAGTTCAAGTGCATGGCTAATAAATGACTTTGACCTTTTCCCCTAGTCAGGAGCCTTACAAGATGAGCAGTGGAGACTCTCACAGTTATTTCTGGTCTGTGCACAGAAAGGATTCATTCAGTGACCTATGAAAAACTCTACTGAATGGTCCAGAGACCCTAGTCCTCACATTAGCCTTTGTCTTTGTGCAAATCCCTTACCTTCCctccccgtgcctcagtttcctcaggctGAGACTACATCACATTTTGCCAACATCTGATGTGTGTACCTCTGGTGGTCCTCAAGAAGATTTTAAGTGGTActcaaatgaatattttttattttagtggctgtatatttaatatataatgtaaaaatgTGACTAGCGCATTATAGTTTcacagatattaaaaataatgaatcaaTTTAAAGCAAAACATTGTGACATTGCATAAAGGGGAGCACAGATCCAGAGAGGTGGCAAAAATTATGAGGGTGGTTCCATGAACAGCTAAACTTGGGAAACACTGGATCAGGTCGTCCCCAAGACGAGCTCCAACATTCGCTTTTGTTCATCCCCAGTGGATTCATGATTGTCTCCATCTGACCTTTGATTTGGAAGGAAGGAGTTTCTTGCCTAAATGCCTGGTGTATCTGCTTGACTTTTTCAGACCTTCTCACTTCAGCCCTAACGATGGAGCCTGTGGGTTCTCAGAGAGATACCGCAACTTGAGTCCCAAAGAAGAGGCCAGTTATCCACCCACCTTCCCACAGAACCTTAAGCACCTGCCCCACAACAGTAAAGAAGAGGAAAGTGTATGAAGACCTAGGTCCTGGCCATGTCACCTTGAGGCAGTGACCTGACTTGCCGTGTCTCCTCAGTTGTAGGCCAAGGGCAGTGGTGTCTGCCCTCCCACCCTACAGGGCTGATGTGGGGCATTTCACTGTGGAAAGGACCTTGGTGCTCACTTAGGCCAGAGGAGGCAGAGTGATGCCCATGGTTACATGGCTTTATGAGTCACCAGACCCGGAGAGGACCTGCCTCCTGACTCCTGGCCCAGGGCTTTTTCACCTGTTCTCACTGTAATTTTGTGTGAAAGCATTGTTATCGTCCTGCTGATGTGAGGGAGTAAATGGAGATTGAGCACCTGGAGTCTAGGAGCAGGAGAGTGTAGATTTTGTGATCCTCCTCGGTGAAGAGTGTGCCAGAAATGGATGGCAGTTTAATAAAGCTGATATTGGGTTATCTCATCACTGTTGCCATTGAGTGTGTTGGGGAGAGCCGGGGAGACGGGCAGGGGGAGCTGAAAGCCGAGGCTCCATCCTCGTCTCTAAACTCTCCATTAACCAATTTAAAGGGTCTTAAAAGCTTCTCTAAGAGAGAGacttagaaaaaaatgatttctgaGTCAACGCTAATGACTCCAATTACTGAATTTGTGAATAGCTGTTCCCTAGCttctggatgttagcccaagttCAATAGCATAGATGTGGTTGAGGGTAGGGGGTGGGAGGGACTGAAGACTAAACTCCCTAGTGACTATTCAAATGGGAAAGACCAGCCAGCTTGGCCAGTTCAGAGATGGGAGgaattgggggggggggtccacATTTCCTTCTCTGCTGCCCACCCATTTCTCTCCCCTACTTCTAGTGGTCTCGTCATGCTTTTCCCAGCGCTTTCCTCTCACCGCTGGAGCCCTAAGCTTCCTCTAGCTCTAGCGCCTCCCatgccccctcctccctttccagggctgCCCTTCACACTGGCTTACCCCCTACTGGTCCCCTCATGTGGCTGCCTCCCACAGATGGCTCCTTGGGAGCAGGGACCTTGTCTTCTTTGTATTTCAGTACCCTCAGCACTTAGCACAAGGCCCCGTGCAGCTAGGGGCTGAATACGCACATTGGTTAAAGCTCAGGTTTTTAAGCTGTGCAGTGCACTAATCcttctgcaaaaagaaaaaaaaaaaagtttctgtggtcaaataagtttgggaaatgctgcactAGACATCCCCTTTTTATAGATTCACAATGCACATCAGCATGTTCAAAGTTCCAAGAAGTCCCTGCAGTCAAGAACCCAGTTAACCCAATGTTTCCCAGCCTaagctgagcacagagcctggctctcGGCAGACTGCCGATGAACCTTCCTGGGGCACCCTCTGTGTAAGATGTCACTTCCCGCCCTCCCGTGGAGCCCCACTTGCCAGCCTCTTCCCCTCCTGTTGTCATTTTGGGTTCTGTGATTACTGCTTCCTCCTGACCATGCCAGGGCTGAGGGGCAGTTGACAGTCCGGAAACTCCTGTGTTGATGGCCAGAtgcacctctccctccctctcagtCATTACATGTTAAGTACTGATTCAATTTGGGATGCCAGACATGAAGATTGGATATTTTTAAGCTCTCTTTGTGGAAAGGGAAGGATGGAAGTGTCGTGAGAGATGTTGTCAAAGGACCAAAAATCCTTGGCTGTTCAGTCTCCATCAGCCCCAGGGGATGGGCTTCATCGGCAGACCGGGGAACCGCTGCActtttgctgttaaaattcccATATTAATAACTCATCGTCAGTGCCCTGAAAGGAAATGTGAAGGGAGGTGGCCCCTGTCAGCAGGGCCAGACTGGGTCAGGATACAGGGTGACCCAAGGTTTGGGGCCTGGTGCCCTCAGCAATGAGACCTTTGTGCGAGGCtctgctgcctcagtttccttatctggagATGCTGTTTTCAGGGAGACCTGATGCTACAGTGGGAACAAGGCTGTTTGGTTCATTTTATCTTCAGTGCTAATACAGTGcagggcactcagtaaatgtccgGTAAACATTTATTCAGTGAATGCATGATTCTATGCATTGCCCCCTCTCCACCCAACACTTGTTGCAGCAAGCCCaaacagcacatagtaggtgctttaaatatttgttgaatgaatctgtATACCCCTCCCCCCACTGCTAGTCCTAGTGCTGCTTCTGACATGTGGTAATTGCTCAATGAatagaaaatgtttgttgaatgagtttcTGATCATGCCTCCTTACTTCTCCCACCCATTACATTGTACCCAATACTTAGTAGGAGCTGGAAAAGGCTGACCTATTTTCTAGGTacacactatgtgccaggctaagTCTGTGCTAAAAGTTCTCCCACCCCCCTCCTGTCTTCTCCTTTTTGGGATTTGGTTCGTAGAGGCTGCCATCTCACTCTTGTTTCAGCCAGAGGAGAGGTAGGGTTAGTGAGCTGCCAAGTTGAAGTTGGGTGACAGACAGGGAGGCTGCCTGTCAATCACTGAGCTGCCCCCAGGCTCCAAGTGAGCACTGCATTGCACTCCTGGTGCTAGAGAACGGCTGACTATTGATAAAAAATGTCCCTCTGCGCTTTCCAAATTAAGACGACATTGAACTGAGTGCTTGCTGACTTGCCTGCTCCCTCAGTCTCCCAGGGGACAGAGCCCATCTTCGGGGAAACTGTTCCAAGCATGTCCAAAGTCTCAGCTTTGACATCTTGGCCGATGTCGAGAAGTTGCTGTAACCTTCCTGTTCAGCACACTCAGTTCTGTTACCATATACACTGTCTCACTCTCAGCCTGTTATTGAGAAAAGGCTGGTGTCAGCCTGCTAGGATGGGTTGCATGTGCAGGCAAGAACACCAACCCTCACATATATTCACCCCTGATCAAAGATTGGTTGCTCAGAACAGGAGCAGCCCTACCCATGAGTTCTCCAGATTCTGCGGGGGAGGCAGAACTGAGGATCGACCTGAAGGATTGCAGTGGTCCTTCATCTTATTTAGGCCATAGactcctttgagaatctgatttCTTTCCACAGAAAAATGTGCACCCTCCCAATTTTGCATGCATCTCAGCAGGTTCATAGATCCTGAAGCCCAACCAAGGACCCCAGGTTAAGAACCCTTGATATAACAGAAGGAACTTCATACAAATCCCAGATCCAGATCTGAGCCCAGCCACAAACCTGCCATGTGGTTTTGGGAGAGTCAGTCTTCTCTGTTTTGCCATTTCCTTGGCTATAAAATGTTCAGACTCCTGATGACTAAAATTGTCCATGTCTGTGGAGGTTTAGCTGGTGACTTAGAGCAGTGCTACATCACCTTTCATAGGTCACATATTCCCTGATGAGAACTTTGTATCTTCTGCCTAGAAAAATGCCTGTGCATGAAGTTTTGCCTAGTTTTCAGGGGACTACAGATGTAGGACTTTTGAACTAGAATGAGGCAGCGATCTAGTGTATCCCGCGATCCAGTGTATCCCCTGATCCAGTCTCCAGCCATGGTTCCAGGTTCCTTAGgtcacctcctcccccacctcttctTCTCTTCACCCTCCCAACATCAGCTCTGCATTGAAAATCCACTAGGAATTGGGGGGTCGGCAGTGTCTGCTCTAGTGCTGTGGTTTTCAGACTTTGCGTCACATAACAGAActggttttttttcttaatgcagTCTTACCTGTAGCTCCAATACAGACAAAAGGGAACGCTGAAGCACTTATTGACTCATTTGTCATTCACTCGTCCATTCAACAAGTATTCACTGAGTGTCACTGTGTGCCTGGGACCTGGCTGGTCAGGCTGGAGATCTGCCTGCTTGGTCTCCCCTCATTTCTCTCATTGACTTGGGGACCCCAACAGCTTGAAAATCACAGATCTGGTAAAGAGATCAGTCTGGCCTGAAGTGAGGTGATCAGAGACCCAGAGGCCCTGCTCTTGAAGTACTTAATTTGGgggagcctcattttcctcatctgtgaaatggaataaTGGAATAATGATGTCATGCCACATCCAAGTACGTATGGTTTTCATTATCTATGGTTTTCCTTATCTCTTGGGACTATATTGGCCCTTTTATGTGGACAGTAAACATGAGTACTGAGCTCCACAGGAGGACAAAAGGAGGAACAGAGAGAGGAATTTCTGCCATCAGTGTCCAGGAGAGCCCCGTGCTATTGAGAAGCTAGCTGAATGACTGCTTGGAAATTTCCAAGAAAATTATAAGGCTGAGCCTTGGGAAAATATTTGCTGTTTCTTCACTCCCTCTTCCCCTGGAAGGTTTGCTGCTGTCAGTGTCGATTTCATAGACCCAGTTCACACACTGTCCTCTAGGGCCTGAATTCACAGACCTGAACCTGCCATGACAGAGGAAGATTTACCCACGAACGGTGGGTCTGGAAAGATGACTTCTGTACCTGAAGGGCTGCTCTCTGGGAAAGGCCAGGAGCCTGCAGAGGCCCAGGCCTGCATCAGGTCAGGTcccggtccctctctctctgcGTTTGGGAGTGCAGAGACATGCAGGTCTGAGCGGCTTTGGAAATGTTCTCTTCAACGGTGTTTCTTGATGGGAGCTCAGACAAGTCCACTACTGGAAAAGCTCACCTCTGcgggcttttctttttctttccttggctGGCAGTCTACTATCAAGGTCAAGGGCGTGGGTTTTGGTGTTGGAGAAACCTGGGTCCAGATCCAGGCTCTGCTTCTACTCTTGATCTTGGGCCAAGACGCTCAGCCTCTCCAAGCCTCATGTccctgtctgtgaaatggggataataacacctCCCTCCCAGGGTTGTtgggaaattaaattaaatcctATTGTAAGCCCGGTGCCTGGCTCATGTAAACGTTCTGTAAATAGTCACACTTTTCTGAGCCCTAATTTTCCAGCTGAGAGGCAGATTATTTGATCATGCAGCAGGAGGAGTGGGGTCAAGAGCACAGGTCTGTCACTGTGTACCTGACACTCTACACCATCGTGCCCCACTCCTGTCCAGGCCCAGCATGACCTTGTTGCCAGGGACTGAACGACAAAGAACTCGCACTCtgttcctcttccctcctccctcttgaCAGGTGCAAACAGGAGAACGGCCACTGCTTTTCCTTTATTAGTAGGTGCGAGAACTTCACCTGGCACTCCAGGATCTAGCCCCCGCCCTCAAGTATGCATCGAGGCCATCCTTTCCTGCTTGTGACACTCCTTGGCATCTGCTCCACAAGAGGACCAACCCTCTGTGCTCTACATGTGTTTTGCCAGCAAACACTTATCTCAGCCACAAACTGTCTCCATTCTCCAAAAAACTCACAGGCAGAGCCAGCCCCTAACAAGGAGCTGCTTTGGTCAGCCAGCTGTTAGTCCTGAGGCCCCTGCCCTCTCTGTGGGGCAGCATCAGTCAGCCTAAAGTTCTCCAGCCATCTCTGGTCACTGAGTTCAGAGATTTTAGAAACCAGCTCATGTACCAGGATCCTCAGGGCCTGGGCTCCCTATCTTCTCCCAGGGGTCCCGGTTCCTGGATCCACAggcccctgctgctgctgctgctgccggtCCTGCCCTCAGTCCCCTTCTTTCTACCTGAGTCCCCCTGTACTTCCGTGCCTGAGTTCCCGCTGGTGGCCAGGTCTAGACTGAGGGTCCTCCCGCAGACGGAGAGCCGCCGCAGCACCTCGGAGGCAGCCTCCACGGGCACGCTGGAGCGCTGCTCCAGGAGCATCTCCAACAGCGAGCTCATCTCCGAGAGGAAGGTGCTGGCCAGCCGCGTGCCTGTCGGGCTCAGCTCGGGCCCTGTCGCCTTGCCAAATGTCTGGAAGGTCTTTGGCTCCTCCAAAGCTGCAGCGTCCGGGGAGAACACGTTGTCATGGTAGTTGCTGGTGAGGGGCAAAGAGAGCCTCGCCATCCAGGCCGGGTCCGGGGTGCTCAGACGGTCCAGGGCCAGGCCTGCGGGGGCAGGAGGGGACGCAGTGAGCGCTGGACCTAGGGAAGGGCTGGGCGGGTGAGGGTGGGGCTGTGGGCAGGGCAAGGGCACCGGACAAAGGAGGGAAGGGAAATTACGGGGGACAGATGGGGAGACCAGCGCGGGACGGGAAGGAAGAGGCCCTGACAGGGAAGCTCGCTAGGCAGGAAGGCGGCTGACTGAAGTACCCACATGAGCCGAGcgggggggaggcaggaggagaatgAAGGCCTAGAATTAGAAATTGGCCTCTTTCTAAAGAATTTCCCGGTCCGTGGTGTGTTTCAGGTCTAGGTGTCTTTCCCCCCATTCTTGTACAGCCAGGATTTTCACTCCCTCAGGGCACCACGAGCTGAGGATGGGGGGTAAAAATCCCTTTTCTTAGCCAAGGCTAGAGTTCCTGGCTTCGTGCTGCCTTCTGTTCATATTCATAATAATAGTgaccacttattaaatatttccgAGCCAAGCAATTTCcataattatctcatttaaccaccACACAAACCTCTGAAGTCTAGAGCATTATcccattttaaggatgaggaaactgaagttccaaGAAGTTAAGTCACACATCTACCAGGCAACACAACCTGGATCTGACCCAAGGCCTGATGACTTTGATGGCCCCTGTGACTGCACCACCCTCCCCACTCTTCCTGCCGCTGGATGCTGCAGGTGCCTACCTGTGGCCTCTGGGATTTCCAGGTCTGTACTGTCACCACCTGGCCCATGCCCTCAACTCCTCAACCTTCACCTCTCCAGCTGCCAGAAACCCTGGCCTAGAGGAAGGCTGCAAAGGGGCTGGCTGCCTGAGGGCTGCCCCATGAAAGGGACAGGCTGTGAAAAACTGTCCTCTAGATCCCCAATGCCACCATCACACTCCtccttttcccatctcttcaacaGAAAATTCTATCTTGAAAAACTAGTCCCAGGCCAAGCTAGAGGGAAGAAAGTATAAGTATTATGGTTAAGAaactgtgtcttttaaaaaaataaggcacGTCTACTTTAACAAGTATTTAATGTTTGCTTAAGGTGAGCCACTTTAAAATCGGTGCAGAGAAGAAAAGATTGGAAGGAGGTATGTCAAAGTGTTAACTGAAATTACCCCCAGGCGGAAGTGattcattctctttttgtttatctaCATTTTTCTACGTTAACCAAATATTACTCTTGTAATTTGGAAAAGTTATTCCAAAATACAGCTAATCGCTTCTATTTATATTGATAAATGAGACTTGGTCTTGCCTTGTCAGTGTGGGACTGTGCAGGCTGTGAGGCAGAGTCAGGCCCCGTCCCGATTGGTCCAGTCCACGCCTGGGACTTagtgaatgtttattgaatgattgaatgaacatAAATATTAACCTTGGACATTTGGGAAATGTAAACCTTAGTTCCCTGAGACTCTGGAATAATACGTTTGGAACTCTTTTGGTGTTACAGAAGCAGGCCTTTCCTTGTATAAGGGTCAGAGTGCT is a genomic window containing:
- the DELE1 gene encoding death ligand signal enhancer; its protein translation is MWRLPGLLGRALPRLLGPGLRGVTPKSTSPDGPQATSSTLLVPVPSFDRSGPHGPGPGTSRGPKSHGWKDAFQWMSARVSPNALWDAISWGTLAVLALQLARQIHFQTNLPAGPLRVERCSWRRPLDHFLSSPLWHPRSSLRRHILPSPDGPAPRHTGLREPSLGQEEPSTQPESLPSHSSLRTAGPQDPSEEDPSDIGFLHASSSFKSKAKPAPPQPTGEKQEQDKSKTLPLEEAMTSIQQLFQLSVSIAFNFLGTENMRTGDYTAAFSYFQKAADHGYSKAQYNVGLCHEHGRGTPRDLDKAALYYQLAASQGHSLAQYRYARCLLQGPASSWDPEGQRAVSMLKHAADSGLREAQAFLGVLFTKEPYLDEQRAVKYLWLAANNGDSQSRYHLGICYETGLGVQRNLGEAVRCYRQSAALGNEPAQERLRTLFSMEAAAPGPSSLAVTGLKSFSSPSLCSLNTLLAGASRLPHASSTGNLGLLCRSGHLGASPGAPSRAIPPHPYPLERSLVRLGFG